A genomic segment from Limosilactobacillus sp. encodes:
- a CDS encoding glucose-6-phosphate isomerase, protein MAHVSLDKQGLKQFVHANELGEMQAMVNAADEELRQGTGAGADFRDWLHLPTEYDKEEFARIKQAAKKIQSDSDILVVIGIGGSYLGAQMAIDFLHNTFYQAQSAEDRKYPLVIFAGNSLSSTYVHDLLQLIGDKDFSVNIVSKSGTTTEPSIAFRIFKDKLIAKYGEEEANKRIYATTDKAKGALKTEADAHGYESFVIPDGVGGRYSVLSAVGLLPIAASGADIDQLMAGAAQAEKDFVDPDLTKNEAYQYAAYRNILYRKGYETELLENYEPNMRMFAEWWKQLAGESEGKDQKGIYPSSANFTTDLHSLGQYIQEGRRFLMETVVKLDKPNFDVDIPSEDDNLDGLKYLEGKTMDFANTKAYEAVVAAHTAGGVPVMTVHIPEENEYTLGYLIYFFEVAMGISGYLNGINPFNQPGVEAYKVNMFGLLGKPGYEEVGDKLRAEMEKNN, encoded by the coding sequence ATGGCTCATGTTTCATTAGACAAGCAAGGCTTAAAGCAATTTGTACACGCAAACGAACTCGGTGAGATGCAGGCAATGGTCAACGCCGCCGACGAAGAACTTCGTCAGGGCACCGGTGCCGGCGCGGACTTCCGCGACTGGCTCCATCTGCCGACCGAATACGACAAGGAAGAATTTGCCCGCATCAAGCAGGCTGCCAAGAAGATCCAATCCGACTCCGACATCCTGGTTGTGATTGGGATCGGGGGCTCCTACCTGGGTGCCCAGATGGCAATTGATTTCCTGCACAACACCTTCTACCAGGCCCAGAGCGCTGAGGATCGCAAGTACCCACTGGTCATCTTTGCCGGGAACTCCCTGAGTTCGACCTACGTCCACGATCTGCTCCAGCTGATCGGCGACAAGGACTTCTCCGTCAACATCGTCTCCAAGTCCGGGACGACCACGGAACCATCCATTGCCTTCCGGATCTTCAAGGACAAGCTGATCGCCAAGTACGGCGAGGAAGAAGCCAACAAGCGGATCTACGCCACGACCGACAAGGCCAAGGGGGCCCTGAAGACCGAGGCCGACGCTCACGGTTATGAAAGCTTCGTCATTCCGGATGGGGTCGGCGGTCGTTACTCCGTCCTCTCCGCCGTTGGTTTACTGCCAATCGCCGCTTCCGGTGCCGACATTGACCAGCTGATGGCCGGTGCCGCCCAGGCCGAAAAGGACTTCGTTGACCCTGACCTGACCAAGAACGAAGCCTACCAGTACGCTGCCTACCGGAACATCCTGTACCGGAAGGGCTACGAAACCGAGCTGCTGGAAAACTACGAGCCAAACATGCGGATGTTCGCCGAATGGTGGAAGCAGCTGGCTGGCGAATCCGAAGGGAAGGATCAAAAGGGCATCTACCCATCCAGCGCTAACTTCACGACTGACCTGCACTCCCTGGGTCAGTACATCCAGGAGGGCCGGCGCTTCCTGATGGAGACCGTGGTCAAGCTTGACAAGCCAAACTTCGACGTCGACATCCCGAGCGAGGACGACAACCTCGACGGCCTCAAGTACCTGGAAGGCAAGACGATGGACTTCGCCAACACTAAGGCCTACGAAGCCGTTGTTGCCGCCCACACGGCCGGTGGCGTCCCAGTCATGACCGTTCACATTCCAGAAGAGAACGAGTACACCCTGGGCTATTTGATCTACTTCTTTGAAGTGGCCATGGGCATCTCCGGCTACCTGAACGGGATCAACCCATTCAACCAGCCGGGCGTCGAAGCCTACAAGGTCAACATGTTTGGCCTGCTGGGCAAGCCGGGCTACGAAGAGGTCGGCGACAAGCTGCGGGCAGAGATGGAAAAGAACAACTAA
- a CDS encoding ROK family transcriptional regulator, with protein sequence MAIDHRNMTRIKNRKLVLQQLFNNDEISRAEIARRLNLNKSTVSSIYSDLKEEGYIEEIRQGESSSNGGRKPSMIKLNRNYGFVASFNVGTTYLASMFNYTNGEIIQYDRQEIAEFDILNIMQMIKQKINELQKVNQTRHGLLAICFSVHGIVFNNEVRDSPFLHLNGVDLRKYFEQEFDVPVVLENEANLTAVFEQDYCTGSEINNLIAISVHRGIGMGIITAGSLYRGNLGTAGEIGRDLTRLPDGSQVKVESLCSEDVIFNQVMAAKGLKKLSHDELRELYINDDEARKIVDTAIQRIADVAYNAIVTLGPQEVFFSSSIFEELPGVFDNLQQELVKMGAFSPIRMVQGSRYASLLGASSMAIHHGLGLQGYWLRLKKPQETENIG encoded by the coding sequence ATGGCAATTGACCACCGTAACATGACGCGAATTAAGAATCGGAAGCTGGTTCTCCAGCAGCTCTTCAATAACGACGAGATTTCCCGGGCCGAAATCGCGCGCCGGCTGAATCTCAACAAGTCGACCGTCTCCTCGATCTATTCGGACCTGAAGGAAGAGGGCTACATTGAAGAGATTCGGCAGGGTGAATCGTCGAGCAATGGTGGTCGCAAGCCCAGCATGATCAAGCTCAACCGCAATTACGGCTTTGTCGCCAGCTTCAACGTCGGGACGACCTACCTAGCATCGATGTTTAACTATACTAATGGTGAGATTATCCAGTATGATCGCCAGGAGATCGCCGAGTTTGACATCCTCAACATCATGCAGATGATCAAGCAAAAGATCAACGAGCTGCAGAAGGTCAACCAGACGCGCCATGGCCTGCTGGCAATCTGTTTTTCCGTTCACGGGATCGTCTTCAACAACGAGGTGCGGGATTCGCCATTCCTGCACCTCAATGGCGTCGATTTGCGGAAGTACTTTGAGCAGGAATTTGATGTTCCGGTCGTCCTGGAAAACGAGGCGAACCTGACCGCCGTCTTTGAGCAAGACTACTGCACGGGCAGTGAAATCAACAACCTGATTGCGATCAGTGTTCACCGGGGGATCGGGATGGGAATCATCACCGCCGGGAGCCTTTATCGCGGCAATCTCGGAACCGCCGGCGAAATTGGTCGTGACCTGACCCGCCTGCCGGATGGCAGTCAGGTCAAGGTGGAGTCCCTGTGCTCAGAGGACGTCATCTTCAACCAGGTCATGGCGGCCAAAGGACTGAAGAAATTGAGCCACGACGAGTTGCGGGAGCTGTACATTAACGATGACGAGGCCCGCAAGATCGTCGATACGGCCATTCAGCGGATCGCCGACGTGGCTTACAACGCCATCGTCACGCTTGGCCCCCAAGAGGTTTTCTTCAGTTCCTCGATCTTTGAGGAATTGCCGGGAGTCTTTGACAACCTTCAGCAGGAACTGGTCAAGATGGGAGCCTTTTCGCCGATTCGAATGGTGCAGGGTTCGCGCTACGCCTCCTTGCTCGGGGCCAGCTCGATGGCGATTCATCACGGCCTTGGCCTGCAGGGCTACTGGCTCCGCTTGAAGAAGCCGCAGGAGACGGAAAATATTGGTTAA
- a CDS encoding sugar porter family MFS transporter has product MKHKLSSGWIYFFAALGGLLFGYDTGSISGAILFIEKQLSLNSWQQGCVVSAVLLGAILGAVTIGPFSDRYGRRKLLMVTSIIFFVGALGSGFAPEFWTLIIFRIILGLGVGAASALIPTYLAELAPVAKRGMMSGLFQLMVMTGLLTAYLFNYWLQGLYSGWRWMLGLAAIPAAILFFGAIILPESPRYLVRNNNEQAAHDVLMAMNANDKEVVDNDIEKIRQQAAIKSGGWSELFGDMVRPALVAAVGLAIFQQIMGCNTVLYYAPTIFTDAGFGVHFALLSHIWIGIFNVIVTVIGIWLMNRVSRRKMLVVGGWLMAITLFIMCWGLMHSSESKFAADVAVISMVVYIASFSGTWGPIMWTMIGEMFPLNIRGLGNSFSAGVNWTANMIVSLTFPPLLSFFGKGTLFIGYGVCCLLAIWFVHAKVFETQGKSLEAIEQWLRDQAAKKKAAKAAKN; this is encoded by the coding sequence ATGAAGCATAAACTTTCTTCCGGGTGGATTTACTTCTTTGCCGCCCTTGGTGGACTGCTATTCGGTTACGATACTGGTTCAATCTCTGGTGCCATTCTTTTTATCGAAAAGCAATTATCCCTTAACTCCTGGCAACAGGGTTGTGTCGTATCTGCAGTTCTTTTAGGTGCCATTCTTGGTGCCGTAACCATTGGACCTTTCTCAGACCGTTATGGTCGGCGGAAGTTACTGATGGTTACTTCCATTATTTTCTTCGTCGGTGCTTTAGGTTCCGGTTTTGCTCCCGAATTCTGGACACTGATTATCTTCCGGATCATCTTAGGTTTAGGTGTCGGGGCCGCTTCTGCCTTGATTCCAACCTACCTGGCCGAATTAGCACCAGTTGCTAAGCGTGGGATGATGTCCGGGCTCTTCCAGCTGATGGTTATGACCGGTCTTCTGACGGCTTACCTCTTCAACTACTGGCTGCAAGGTCTCTACTCCGGCTGGCGTTGGATGTTAGGTTTAGCTGCCATCCCAGCTGCTATCCTGTTCTTCGGTGCAATTATCCTGCCAGAATCTCCTCGTTACCTGGTTCGGAACAACAACGAACAGGCCGCTCATGACGTTCTGATGGCCATGAACGCTAACGACAAAGAGGTTGTTGACAACGATATCGAAAAGATTCGTCAACAGGCTGCCATCAAGTCTGGTGGTTGGAGCGAACTGTTTGGTGACATGGTTCGTCCTGCCCTGGTTGCCGCCGTTGGTCTGGCAATCTTCCAGCAGATCATGGGTTGTAACACCGTGCTCTACTACGCACCAACCATCTTTACTGACGCCGGGTTCGGTGTTCACTTCGCACTGCTGTCACACATTTGGATTGGGATTTTCAACGTTATCGTTACTGTCATCGGTATCTGGCTGATGAACCGGGTTAGCCGGCGGAAGATGCTGGTTGTCGGTGGTTGGCTGATGGCCATCACTCTGTTCATCATGTGCTGGGGTCTGATGCACTCCAGTGAATCCAAGTTTGCTGCCGATGTTGCCGTTATCTCAATGGTTGTTTACATTGCTTCATTCTCCGGTACCTGGGGCCCAATCATGTGGACTATGATCGGTGAAATGTTCCCACTGAACATTCGTGGTTTAGGGAACTCCTTCTCCGCTGGTGTCAACTGGACTGCCAACATGATCGTTTCCCTGACCTTCCCACCACTGCTGAGCTTCTTCGGTAAGGGGACCCTGTTTATCGGTTACGGTGTCTGCTGCCTGCTCGCCATCTGGTTCGTTCACGCCAAGGTCTTCGAAACCCAAGGCAAGTCCCTGGAAGCGATCGAACAATGGCTGCGTGACCAAGCTGCCAAGAAGAAGGCTGCTAAGGCTGCCAAGAACTAA
- the xylA gene encoding xylose isomerase, translating into MADLWQGINDIKYEGPHKGLKSGLFYQYYNPDEVILGKKMKDWLRFAVAYWHTFDQRLVDPFGDGTAMRPYDKYTDPMDQALAKVDYAFEFYKKLGVNFLCFHDRDLAPQGDTLRETNKNLDKVVDKIVEYQKDSGMKVLWNTSNLFTDPRFLEGAGTAPSAKIYAYACAQLKHSLEIGKRVGSENYVFWGGREGYESLWNTEMKREQSHIAKFFHMAKDYANEIGFDAQMLLEPKPKEPTTHQYDFDAATTINFMREYGLDKDFKLNLEGNHANLAGHTYQHEIRVAREAGLLGSLDANQGDKLIGWDIDEFPSNLYETTAAMWEVVENGSIGPRGGLNFDAKPRRTSFKPEDLFYSHIVGMDSFAAGLRVAAAMKEDGFLDDILKKRYASWDEGLGKRIEEGKEDFKSIEPTVLDATEEELRASTQSDHLEEIKDTINHYMIETLAK; encoded by the coding sequence ATGGCTGATTTATGGCAAGGCATTAATGACATTAAGTACGAAGGACCTCACAAGGGTCTTAAGTCGGGCTTGTTCTATCAATACTACAACCCAGATGAAGTAATCTTGGGCAAGAAGATGAAGGATTGGCTGCGGTTCGCCGTTGCTTACTGGCACACATTTGATCAACGGCTGGTTGACCCATTCGGTGACGGAACTGCAATGCGTCCATACGACAAGTACACTGATCCAATGGACCAAGCTTTGGCCAAGGTTGACTACGCATTTGAATTCTACAAGAAGTTAGGCGTTAACTTCCTGTGCTTCCACGATCGTGACCTGGCTCCACAAGGCGACACTCTTCGTGAAACCAACAAGAACTTGGACAAGGTTGTTGACAAGATAGTTGAATATCAAAAGGACAGCGGCATGAAGGTTCTTTGGAACACTTCAAACCTCTTCACTGACCCACGGTTCCTTGAAGGTGCAGGCACGGCTCCTTCTGCTAAGATTTACGCTTACGCATGTGCTCAATTAAAGCACAGCCTGGAAATTGGTAAGCGGGTTGGCTCTGAGAACTATGTCTTCTGGGGTGGTCGTGAAGGTTACGAATCACTTTGGAACACCGAAATGAAGCGTGAACAATCACACATCGCTAAGTTCTTCCACATGGCTAAGGACTACGCTAACGAGATTGGCTTCGATGCACAGATGCTGCTTGAACCAAAGCCGAAGGAACCAACTACTCACCAGTACGACTTTGACGCCGCAACGACGATCAACTTCATGCGTGAATACGGTCTGGACAAGGACTTCAAGCTGAACCTTGAAGGTAACCACGCTAACCTGGCTGGTCACACTTACCAGCACGAAATTCGGGTTGCTCGTGAAGCTGGCCTGCTTGGTTCTCTGGATGCCAACCAGGGTGACAAGCTGATCGGTTGGGATATTGATGAATTCCCATCCAACCTGTACGAAACTACTGCTGCTATGTGGGAAGTTGTTGAAAACGGCAGCATCGGTCCTCGCGGTGGTCTGAACTTTGATGCTAAGCCACGTCGGACTTCCTTCAAGCCAGAAGACCTCTTCTACAGCCACATTGTTGGTATGGACAGCTTTGCCGCAGGTCTGCGGGTTGCTGCCGCTATGAAGGAAGACGGCTTCTTAGACGACATCCTGAAGAAGCGTTACGCTAGCTGGGACGAAGGTCTTGGCAAGCGGATTGAAGAAGGCAAGGAAGACTTCAAGAGCATTGAACCAACTGTTCTGGACGCTACTGAAGAAGAACTCCGTGCATCTACTCAATCTGATCACCTTGAAGAAATCAAGGACACCATCAACCACTACATGATTGAAACGCTGGCAAAGTAA
- the xylB gene encoding xylulokinase has protein sequence MAEYVIGVDLGTSAVKVSAMDRDGQIAAQESYGYPLHQPHPGYSEQDPKDWLYGTTIAIDRLILRDGIDADEIKGISFSGQMHGLVLLDENGQVLRPAMLWNDTRTTKQCEEIMDKLGDKFIDITGNRALEGFTLPKLLWVKENEPEIWAKAKSFLLPKDYVRFVMTGKQALDYSDATGTVLFDIKKGEWSKEICDAFDIPMSMCPPLIRSIDLAGTVTDYYSMFSGLKTSTKVFGGGGDNACGAVGAGIIKPNMVMSSIGTSGVVLKYEPDANVNYHGALQYECHAIPDSYYSMGVTLAAGHSLNWFKHTFAPDEDFTEMVAKAGKRPIGANGLLFTPYVVGERTPYADADIRGSFLGVDSMQNKYDFVRAVIEGITFSFRDILNIYDQHGQDFDTVVAIGGGAKSDFWLQLQANIFNTKVVSLTNEQGPGLGASMLAAVGLGWYDSLEDCAKKFVHFGKTYEPQPAAVAKYNDLYKTYHQVYDQTKGISHQLMKLRNEWD, from the coding sequence ATGGCAGAATACGTAATTGGGGTCGACCTGGGAACGAGTGCGGTGAAGGTTTCGGCAATGGACCGTGACGGTCAGATTGCCGCCCAAGAAAGCTATGGCTACCCGCTGCACCAGCCGCATCCGGGTTACAGCGAACAGGATCCAAAGGACTGGCTGTATGGGACGACCATCGCCATTGACCGGCTGATCCTGCGGGACGGAATCGACGCTGACGAGATCAAAGGGATCTCCTTCTCCGGTCAAATGCACGGCCTGGTTTTGCTGGATGAGAACGGTCAGGTTCTGCGGCCGGCAATGCTGTGGAACGATACCCGGACCACTAAGCAGTGCGAAGAGATCATGGACAAGCTCGGCGACAAGTTCATTGACATCACGGGGAACCGGGCGCTGGAAGGCTTCACCCTGCCAAAATTGTTGTGGGTGAAGGAAAATGAACCGGAGATCTGGGCTAAGGCCAAGAGCTTCCTGTTGCCAAAGGACTACGTGCGCTTCGTGATGACCGGCAAGCAGGCCCTGGACTACTCCGATGCTACCGGGACGGTCCTCTTTGACATCAAGAAGGGCGAATGGAGCAAGGAAATTTGTGACGCCTTCGATATCCCAATGTCGATGTGCCCACCGCTGATCCGCTCAATCGACCTTGCCGGAACGGTCACGGATTACTACTCGATGTTCTCCGGACTGAAGACCAGCACGAAAGTCTTCGGCGGGGGCGGTGACAACGCCTGTGGTGCTGTTGGTGCCGGAATTATCAAGCCAAACATGGTAATGTCCAGCATCGGGACTTCCGGCGTGGTGCTGAAGTACGAACCGGATGCCAACGTCAACTACCACGGTGCTCTTCAGTATGAATGCCACGCCATTCCGGATTCCTACTATTCAATGGGGGTTACCCTGGCGGCCGGTCACTCACTGAACTGGTTCAAGCACACCTTTGCTCCCGATGAGGACTTCACCGAGATGGTTGCCAAGGCCGGTAAGCGGCCAATCGGCGCTAACGGCCTGCTCTTCACGCCGTACGTGGTTGGTGAACGGACGCCGTACGCCGATGCCGATATCCGGGGGAGCTTCCTCGGCGTCGACAGCATGCAGAACAAGTATGACTTTGTCCGGGCTGTGATTGAAGGGATCACCTTCAGCTTCCGGGACATCCTCAACATTTATGACCAACACGGCCAGGACTTTGACACGGTCGTGGCGATCGGTGGGGGTGCCAAGAGTGACTTCTGGCTCCAGCTCCAGGCCAATATCTTCAACACCAAGGTCGTTTCCCTGACTAACGAGCAGGGGCCGGGCCTCGGGGCATCGATGCTGGCTGCCGTTGGGCTGGGCTGGTACGACTCCCTGGAAGACTGTGCCAAGAAGTTCGTCCACTTCGGCAAGACCTACGAGCCGCAGCCGGCTGCCGTGGCCAAGTACAATGACCTCTACAAGACCTACCACCAGGTTTACGATCAGACCAAGGGCATCAGCCATCAACTGATGAAGCTGCGGAACGAATGGGACTAA
- a CDS encoding DNA-binding domain-containing protein, which translates to MNFYIVNNNDDDNATELLRNIIENDFNNSIVGTTTDPQQAFDDAMRLSIDIMFVDYAMPKMDGIDLVHRIQDSRHYPHFIMMATAIDPETRTKAYKNGIDFFLEKPLNIAEVKTVIKLAGQNIDMSKRLLQILDLVSGAATNSNTVAVSYKEKKKENARSILRFLGITSGNGGQEIISITNMMIERELDFEEINFAEAFGCDAHGKKIIFQRVRRDIRSGLNNLAHMCIDYPENDIILEYANNLYEYKNVHNEIAYLQGQRTSGGQVSIKHFFNGLVQESSK; encoded by the coding sequence ATGAATTTCTATATTGTAAATAATAACGACGATGACAATGCCACCGAACTGCTGCGCAACATCATCGAAAACGACTTCAATAATTCGATCGTCGGTACCACGACCGATCCCCAGCAGGCCTTCGATGATGCCATGCGGCTCAGTATCGACATCATGTTTGTCGACTACGCCATGCCGAAGATGGATGGCATCGACCTGGTTCACCGAATTCAGGATAGCCGTCACTATCCCCACTTCATCATGATGGCAACGGCGATCGACCCCGAGACCCGCACCAAGGCCTACAAGAACGGGATCGACTTTTTCCTGGAAAAGCCCCTTAACATCGCCGAGGTAAAGACGGTCATCAAATTGGCTGGACAAAACATCGACATGTCGAAGCGCCTCCTCCAGATTCTCGACCTGGTCAGCGGTGCCGCCACCAACAGCAATACCGTCGCCGTCAGCTATAAGGAAAAGAAAAAGGAAAATGCCCGCTCCATCCTGCGCTTCCTTGGCATTACCTCGGGCAACGGCGGCCAGGAAATCATCAGCATCACCAACATGATGATCGAACGGGAGCTGGACTTCGAGGAGATCAACTTCGCGGAGGCCTTTGGCTGCGACGCCCACGGCAAGAAGATAATCTTCCAACGGGTGCGACGCGACATTCGGTCCGGCCTCAACAACTTGGCCCACATGTGTATCGACTATCCGGAAAACGACATCATCCTGGAGTATGCCAACAACCTCTACGAATACAAGAACGTCCACAACGAGATTGCCTATCTTCAGGGCCAGCGCACCAGCGGCGGTCAGGTCTCAATCAAGCACTTCTTCAACGGCCTGGTGCAAGAAAGCAGTAAATAA
- the argF gene encoding ornithine carbamoyltransferase — protein sequence MAFNLRNRSFLTLADFNKREMEYMLNLAEDLKKAKYTGTEAKNLEGKNIALIFEKSSTRTRCSFEVGAKDEGAHVTYLGPSGSHIGHKESVKDTARVLGGMFDGIEYRGFSQRNVETLAKYSGVPVWNGLTDEDHPTQVLADFLTAHEVLKKPYEQIKFGFVGDGQDNVSNALMLGAAVMGMEYHVVTPKELNPTKEVLDKANAIAKETGAKIVVSNDVKEGVKGMDVIYADVWVSMGESDDMWEKRINLLKPYQVTMDVMKATENPNVLFEHCLPAFHNLDTEVGKEIYKKFGLKEMEVTDEVFESKHSVVFREAENRMHTIKAVMVATLGEQG from the coding sequence ATGGCTTTTAATTTACGTAATCGCAGTTTCTTAACTCTCGCTGACTTCAACAAGCGTGAAATGGAATACATGCTTAACCTGGCTGAAGATCTGAAGAAGGCTAAGTACACTGGTACTGAAGCTAAGAACCTCGAAGGCAAGAACATTGCCCTGATCTTCGAAAAGAGCTCCACTCGGACCCGTTGCTCATTCGAAGTTGGTGCCAAGGATGAAGGTGCTCACGTAACTTACCTCGGTCCTTCAGGCTCACACATTGGTCACAAGGAATCTGTTAAGGATACCGCACGTGTTCTTGGTGGCATGTTCGATGGTATCGAATACCGTGGATTCTCCCAGCGGAACGTTGAAACCCTGGCTAAGTACTCAGGTGTTCCAGTATGGAACGGTCTGACTGACGAAGACCACCCAACCCAAGTTCTGGCCGACTTCCTGACTGCTCACGAAGTTCTGAAGAAGCCATACGAACAAATCAAGTTCGGCTTCGTTGGTGACGGCCAAGACAACGTATCCAACGCCTTGATGTTAGGTGCTGCCGTTATGGGGATGGAATACCACGTTGTAACTCCTAAGGAACTGAACCCAACCAAGGAAGTTCTGGACAAGGCTAACGCAATTGCCAAGGAAACTGGCGCTAAGATCGTTGTTTCCAACGACGTTAAGGAAGGCGTTAAGGGCATGGACGTAATCTACGCCGATGTTTGGGTATCAATGGGTGAATCCGACGACATGTGGGAAAAGCGGATCAACCTGCTGAAGCCTTACCAAGTAACGATGGACGTTATGAAGGCTACTGAGAACCCTAACGTTCTGTTCGAACACTGTCTGCCAGCATTCCACAACCTGGACACTGAAGTAGGTAAGGAAATCTACAAGAAGTTCGGTCTCAAGGAAATGGAAGTTACTGACGAAGTCTTCGAAAGCAAGCACTCTGTTGTCTTCCGTGAAGCCGAAAACCGGATGCACACCATCAAGGCTGTGATGGTTGCTACCTTAGGTGAACAGGGCTAA
- the arcC gene encoding carbamate kinase, protein MAKVVVALGGNALGKSPEEQLKLVKNTASSLIGLIDAGNQVVISHGNGPQVGAINLGMNFAAENGKTAAFPFPECGAMSQGYIGYHLQQSLQNELHKRWMNKNVATIVTQIAVDPQDPAFDNPSKPVGDFYTKEQAEQIEKEKGYTFKEDAGRGYRQVVPSPLPKKIMELDSINTLIESGDLVIAGGGGGVPVIMTDDGLQGVPAVIDKDRSSSLLADQISADKLIILTAVDYVYVNYGKPDEKALKTLTIDEAHQYMDEKQFAAGSMLPKIEACMSFVEGHPEREAIITSLNGLDDALAGKVGTVIRDN, encoded by the coding sequence ATGGCTAAAGTAGTTGTTGCCTTAGGTGGTAACGCCCTCGGTAAATCACCTGAAGAGCAATTAAAGTTAGTTAAGAATACCGCATCCTCATTGATTGGTCTGATCGATGCTGGTAACCAAGTTGTTATCAGCCACGGTAACGGTCCACAGGTTGGTGCCATCAACCTGGGCATGAACTTTGCTGCCGAGAATGGTAAGACGGCTGCCTTCCCATTCCCTGAATGTGGTGCCATGAGCCAAGGCTACATTGGTTACCATCTGCAACAGAGTCTGCAAAACGAACTGCACAAGCGGTGGATGAACAAGAATGTTGCTACCATCGTTACGCAGATTGCCGTTGACCCACAGGATCCAGCATTTGACAATCCTTCCAAGCCAGTTGGTGACTTCTACACGAAGGAACAAGCTGAGCAAATCGAGAAGGAAAAGGGCTACACCTTTAAGGAAGACGCTGGCCGGGGTTACCGTCAGGTCGTTCCTTCACCACTGCCGAAGAAGATCATGGAACTCGACAGCATCAACACGCTGATCGAATCCGGTGACCTGGTTATCGCTGGTGGTGGCGGTGGGGTTCCAGTCATCATGACTGATGACGGTCTCCAAGGTGTTCCTGCCGTTATCGACAAGGACCGTTCTAGCTCCCTGCTGGCCGACCAAATCAGTGCCGACAAGCTGATCATCCTGACTGCCGTTGACTACGTATACGTCAACTACGGCAAGCCGGATGAAAAGGCCTTGAAGACGCTGACGATCGACGAAGCTCACCAGTACATGGACGAAAAGCAGTTCGCTGCTGGTAGTATGCTGCCGAAGATCGAAGCCTGCATGTCATTCGTTGAAGGCCACCCAGAGCGTGAAGCAATTATCACTTCTCTGAACGGCTTAGACGATGCCTTAGCTGGCAAGGTTGGTACGGTTATTCGTGACAACTAA
- a CDS encoding EamA family transporter, whose translation MTNKKVLGTVMIIVACTFWGISGLFAKALFNASTEITSMWVTQTRMISAGIILLIISQFKGDQPFKIFKNLHDAWVIFAYGFFGLVPVQYGYFMAVQFGNASIATVLQFLGPFFIIAYVAVFRHIPPRRIEIISALIAFAGVFILATHGQLNHMAITPLVLFWGLVAAVGVATNTLIPQQMLRTNRVPSLVVTGWGLLFAGLSLLAIHPAQPHVPNLPIVWICWLGILVIGTLIPFQLANNSLKYIDATTFSLMDAFEPLAATIGSVLLFNLHMTGMDIVGSILVIVAVLAINIRIPQHHEGENIA comes from the coding sequence ATGACCAATAAGAAAGTCTTGGGGACGGTCATGATCATCGTGGCCTGTACCTTTTGGGGGATCTCGGGCTTGTTTGCCAAGGCCCTGTTTAATGCCAGTACGGAAATCACTTCGATGTGGGTGACTCAAACCCGGATGATTTCTGCCGGAATTATTTTGCTGATCATCAGCCAGTTCAAGGGCGACCAGCCATTCAAGATCTTTAAGAACCTGCACGATGCCTGGGTAATCTTTGCCTATGGCTTCTTTGGATTGGTGCCGGTGCAGTACGGCTACTTCATGGCGGTCCAGTTTGGCAACGCCTCGATTGCGACGGTTTTGCAGTTCTTGGGACCCTTCTTCATCATTGCCTACGTGGCCGTCTTCCGTCACATTCCGCCGCGCCGGATCGAGATCATCAGTGCGCTGATCGCCTTTGCCGGGGTCTTCATCCTGGCAACGCACGGTCAGCTCAATCACATGGCAATCACGCCCCTGGTCCTGTTCTGGGGTCTGGTTGCTGCGGTGGGTGTTGCCACCAACACCCTGATTCCTCAGCAGATGCTGCGGACCAACCGGGTACCATCGCTGGTGGTGACCGGCTGGGGGCTGCTCTTTGCGGGATTGTCGCTTTTGGCCATTCACCCGGCCCAGCCGCACGTTCCCAACCTGCCGATTGTTTGGATCTGCTGGCTGGGGATCCTGGTGATTGGGACCCTGATCCCGTTCCAGCTGGCTAACAATTCACTCAAGTACATCGACGCGACGACCTTTAGCCTGATGGATGCCTTTGAGCCGTTGGCGGCCACGATTGGTTCCGTTTTGCTGTTCAATCTCCACATGACGGGGATGGACATCGTGGGGTCGATCCTGGTAATCGTGGCGGTGCTGGCGATTAACATTCGCATCCCGCAACACCACGAAGGTGAAAACATTGCTTAA